A region from the Neurospora crassa OR74A linkage group V, whole genome shotgun sequence genome encodes:
- a CDS encoding microfibril-associated protein, whose product MPPAKSMTANPVKAPRYRAGKPTGVDSESESDNVPEDEEEAPKKPSTRKAPAPKFANAAGPGRIISRGNDGKINLKAAGIGSNAPDNEEEEKKRREAAAKARIAAEQKAREEGFVTEEEDEEEEESGNEEEESEEEESSEEEEEAPRRLMLRPKFIRKADREAGVTASNSASTNKKSTPEEDEAAAAEARRRAADELVEEQIKKDLAARAAGKKHWDDDTDPEDDQIDDTDDIDPEAEYAAWKLRELKRVRREREAIEAKEKELAEIERRRNLTEEERRAEDEKHLQQQKEEKEGKGKMAYMQKYFHKGAFYQDESKEMGLDKRDIMGARFADDVKNRELLPKALQLRDMTKLGRKGATKYRDLKSEDTGQWGRLHDNRPGREFDRFGDERFQPDDSHRDRYRDRGGDGPKGSNAIPLGDRKSAPERSRGDDRPRGEDRYRGGDRDRNRGRDHSRDRYRDRDGDRDRHRDRDRDRDRRRDDDYRERRRSPSPRRDRDRDHGERRKRSPSRERDRYESDKRRKVDTR is encoded by the coding sequence ATGCCGCCAGCTAAGAGCATGACGGCCAACCCGGTCAAGGCACCGCGCTACCGCGCCGGCAAGCCCACCGGTGTCGACTCCGAATCCGAATCCGACAACGTTcccgaagacgaggaggaagcccCCAAGAAGCCTTCCACGCGGAAAGCGCCAGCGCCCAAGTTTGCCAATGCAGCAGGTCCTGGCCGAATCATCAGTCGTGGCAACGATGGCAAGATCAACTTGAAAGCCGCCGGAATAGGCAGCAACGCCCCAgacaacgaagaagaagagaaaaagcgACGGGAGGCAGCTGCGAAGGCGCGCATTGCGGCCGAACAGAAAGCAAGAGAGGAAGGGTTCGtgacagaggaggaagacgaagaggaagaggaaagtggcaacgaggaagaagagtcggaagaggaagagagctcagaagaagaagaggaagcacCAAGGCGGTTGATGCTGCGACCAAAGTTCATTCGAAAGGCCGACCGCGAAGCTGGAGTAACCGCATCCAACTCCGCCTCGACAAACAAGAAATCGACAcccgaagaagacgaagcagCTGCCGCAGAAGCCCGCCGCCGCGCCGCCGACGAGCTTGTCGAAGAGCAAATCAAGAAAGACCTTGCCGCCCGCGCCGCTGGCAAGAAGCACTGGGACGACGACACCGACCCAGAAGACGACCAAATCGACGACACGGATGACATTGACCCCGAAGCCGAATACGCTGCCTGGAAACTGCGTGAGCTGAAGCGCGTCCGGCGCGAGCGCGAGGCTATCGaagccaaggagaaggaactCGCAGAGATCGAGCGCCGACGGAACCTCACGGAAGAAGAACGTCGCGCCGAAGATGAAAAACacctgcagcagcagaaggaagagaaagagggcaAAGGCAAGATGGCATACATGCAAAAGTACTTTCACAAGGGTGCTTTCTACCAGGATGAGAGCAAGGAGATGGGACTGGACAAGCGAGACATTATGGGCGCGAGGTTTGCGGACGATGTTAAGAACCGGGAGCTGTTGCCCAAGGCGCTGCAGCTGAGAGATATGACCAAGCTGGGAAGAAAGGGCGCCACCAAGTACAGAGACCTCAAGAGTGAAGATACGGGACAGTGGGGCCGCCTGCATGACAACAGGCCAGGGAGGGAGTTTGACAGGTTTGGAGATGAAAGGTTCCAGCCTGATGACTCTCATAGGGATCGGTACAGGGATaggggtggtgatgggcCGAAGGGCTCGAATGCCATTCCGTTGGGTGATCGGAAGAGCGCCCCGGAGAGGTCAAGGGGTGATGACAGGCCGCGTGGTGAGGATCGGTATAGGGGAGGCGATAGAGATCGCAACCGTGGTAGAGACCATTCTCGGGACCGTTACCGTGACAGGGACGGAGACAGGGACCGTCACCGGGATCGGGATCGGGACCGTGACAGACGTCGGGATGATGATTACAGGGAGAGGCGCCGGTCGCCGTCTCCAAGACGTGATCGTGATCGCGACCACGGCGAGCGGAGGAAACGGTCACCATCCAGAGAGCGGGACCGGTATGAGAGCGACAAGCGAAGAAAGGTGGATACTAGGTAG